A stretch of the Terriglobales bacterium genome encodes the following:
- the zwf gene encoding glucose-6-phosphate dehydrogenase, with protein WFTERIYYERAEFADANCYSALGLRLGQVDQQHHTNGNYLFYLATAPKFFATIVQHLGEAGLANQENGHWRRVVIEKPFGHDLESARALNREIKTVLSEDQIYRIDHYLGKETVQNILVFRFSNGIFEPIWNRRYVDHVQITNAETVGVERRGGYFDNAGTLRDMVPNHMMQLISLTAMEPPVSFQADAVRDEQAKILHAIQRLSAEDVLHNTVRGQYGQGVVCGERVQAYRSEPGVSPDSRTETFVAMKLNIDNWRWAGVPFYLRTSKRLAKRHTEITIQFKRAPFILFRDTPVHKLQTNRLVIQIQPEEGMSLTFGAKIPGAVLRLGSVEMSFEYSKYFGEDAYTGYEVLLYDCMIGDATLFQRADMVEAGWSAVDPVLDVWKALPPRNFPNYASGTWGPKESDELMERDGRSWRVIPL; from the coding sequence TTTACCTGGCAACCGCCCCTAAGTTTTTCGCAACCATTGTGCAGCATCTAGGCGAGGCAGGGCTGGCCAATCAGGAGAATGGCCACTGGCGCAGGGTGGTCATCGAGAAGCCATTCGGGCATGACCTCGAGTCCGCGAGGGCGTTGAACCGCGAGATCAAGACGGTGCTCAGTGAAGATCAGATTTATCGCATCGATCATTATCTGGGTAAGGAGACCGTTCAGAACATCCTGGTATTCCGCTTCAGCAATGGAATTTTTGAGCCCATCTGGAACCGCCGTTACGTCGATCATGTTCAGATCACTAATGCAGAGACAGTAGGGGTGGAACGCCGCGGCGGATACTTCGACAACGCCGGCACGCTACGCGACATGGTCCCTAACCACATGATGCAGCTCATCAGCCTCACTGCCATGGAGCCGCCGGTGTCGTTCCAGGCAGACGCCGTGCGCGATGAGCAGGCCAAGATCCTGCACGCCATCCAGCGTTTGAGCGCGGAGGATGTCCTGCACAACACGGTACGTGGCCAATACGGGCAGGGTGTCGTGTGTGGGGAAAGAGTACAGGCATATCGGAGCGAGCCGGGAGTCTCTCCCGATTCGCGCACAGAGACGTTTGTGGCCATGAAGTTAAACATTGACAATTGGCGTTGGGCTGGCGTGCCCTTCTATCTGCGCACCAGCAAACGCTTGGCAAAGCGACACACGGAAATCACCATCCAATTCAAGCGCGCACCATTCATTCTTTTCCGTGACACTCCGGTGCATAAATTACAGACCAACCGGCTGGTGATCCAGATCCAACCGGAGGAAGGTATGTCGCTGACATTCGGGGCGAAGATACCCGGTGCGGTGCTGCGCCTGGGATCGGTAGAGATGAGTTTCGAGTATTCCAAGTACTTTGGGGAAGATGCCTACACCGGATATGAAGTGCTTTTGTACGATTGCATGATTGGAGACGCCACGCTCTTCCAGCGGGCGGACATGGTGGAGGCAGGCTGGAGCGCGGTGGATCCAGTGCTGGATGTTTGGAAAGCCCTGCCGCCGCGCAATTTCCCCAACTACGCATCAGGTACGTGGGGGCCAAAGGAGTCTGATGAACTGATGGAACGCGATGGCCGCTCCTGGAGAGTGATTCCGCTATGA